The genomic segment ACCCAAAGCCCTGGAAATCCGGGATTACCAACAATTAGCAACGTGACCCAGACCAGACCATGGTACTTGGCTTTTCTCAATGACAAGGAGCTATATTATACTGAGCACTTGCTactaggcattgtgctaagtgctcTACAGGCATTACCGAAGTTTTTCTTCACTATATCTTTATGACAAAGGTACTTGGTTATCCTCCTTTGGTTATCTCTTTACAGAAAAGGCTAATTTTGTGAATTTGAGATTTAtttcccttctgtaaaataaTGGTTTAGAGTAGAATGactaaaaaatacctttaaattcTGGTATCTaactttttagaagattttagaAGATAGAAATACATTACTTTCTAGAAGTTGGGAAGAATcaatcaggagaaaaaaagagagtgatcTCAATAACTTGAAGCCATTTTCTAAATGTAGACAAAATATATCCTACTCTCAAAAGTGATTTCTTATATATCTCTAATaactaatagtttttttttgttacaTAAATTAACCCATTTATTATAGGCTAGCAATGTTTCAAATGGCGGCGCTTCTACTGGTCTTTCAACTCCTTCAGTCTTCTGATGGCAGACTTTACTGTGAAAACAGAAGTGGTGTTGTAGGTCCAGGCACCACCAGCAATGGTTTTCATGCAGGAGCCACAATGCCAGATCCCCAcaggttgtcttttcatcttgGTTTTGCCACAGAAGGAGCAAGTGTACTTGGCGTGCTGGCTTATCTCAATCTTCTTCACCATCTTCCTGAGGGAGGCACCATAATGGGGCCCGTATTTGCCCACAATTCCGACCTTCTTGGTGCGTTTAGCCATGTCGCCTCAAACTAGGTCTGAGCCAactaataggtttttttttaaaagattttatttatttatttgaaagagagatatcacaagtaggcagagaggcaggcagagagagagagagagagagaggaggaagcaggctccctgctgagcagagagcccaatgcaggactcagtcccaggaccctgagatcatgacctgagccgaaggcagaggccttaacccactgagccacccaggtacccaccaACTAATAGTTTTAATAGATGGCTTTGGCATTGTATTGAGAAATTGattttcttacaattctggaggctgggagtccaagGTGTTGGCAGGCTTGGTTTCTCCTGAGTTCTTTCTCCTTGGCCTATACAGATGGCCCCACATAGCCTTTCTTCTCTGTGCCTGTATTCCTGGTATTTTTTGCATGTTCAAATTTCCTCGTCTTATGGACACCACTCAGATTGAATCAGGGCTCACCCTCATCACCTCTTTTtaacttaataacattttaaaagactctATTTCAAAGACAGTCTCATTTTGAAGTAGTAGGAGTAatgtttcaacatacaaattttgggggaATACAATCCAAACTAGAACAGGCATTTTGCTTATCAGAACAACACCATGTATCAGCAACACAAAAAGTACTTTATACTtatttacaggtgagaaaatggaAACTCAGAAATATTAAGTAGCAAGTCTAAAGTTATAGAGCCAGTAAAAGGCAGAGCTAAGGCTGGACCAGGTGTTTAAACCCAATCCTAGTGATTTTTGGGTAAGATCACACTGCTTTTTGAATATCATTTAGGGGGTCTCTCTTGCTTAAGAATATGGCTAAAAAATGTCTCCCCCTGAGTATGAAGTGACAAACTTCTTGTTGTTTAATGGTCACTTGTAGCATGGACACTAATGAAGAAGTTAAATAGCTTTTCCTTCTCACAGATTTGAAccactattaaaacaaaaaccctctctGGTGGGATCAAGAGAGTAATATTATTCCCTATTTCCCCCTGAGATCTATGATTCTTTCCCTGTGTTTTATATGGCAtagaaatattttccccaaaatattaaaagttgtcTGAATTTTGGGTGCTAAATGTGGCCAAATATAGCGTCCAATTTATCTTGGTTGTTGGACACTCctgtgaagaaaaataacttaagtAAAACTTTACATCAGAAGAAGTGataggaggagaaaagaaaaatgatcatttgtTGACATAAGAACATTTCCCCCTGCAACATAAGTAGATTGCAATATGTTTTAAcctgtgagaattttttttttttttagaaaaatgcacatagacattttcctgataatttttGGAAGTTCATGGACCCCTAAAGCTCATCCATGGATCCTGCATTTGAAATTTGGTGATGtttcttctcaattttaaaataacataaaaatttggagaaaagaaaaaaaatcctatagtaGTGGAAAGGCAAGAAAATTAGGTTCCAGTTCAAGTTTTGTTAGAACTAATATGTTGTGTGATCCTCAAGATtttagttcagttttttttttcattactaaaAGCCAAAAGGATGATCTCTAAGGTCATGATAATTAAAACTTTCATGAATCTAGATTGAATATATTTCAAAGTTCAGCCTTGATATCTCTCGAGTAGATGACTGAagggggaaacaaaaacaaaaacaaaaacaaaaacaaggaaagttttGCTTTGCTTCATGTTCCTAGAAGGGAGAgaagataaatatttacaataaaataacaaGTATATTATACCTGCAGATATCTGGGCCTGATAGATATAAAATGCACAtaacttcaaattcattttttaaaaagattttatttatttatttgacagagagagacacagtgagaagcgaacacaagcagggggaatgggagaaggagaagcaggtttccgctgagcagggagctcaatgtgggacttgatcccaggacctggggatcatgacctgagtcaaaggcagacgtttaatgactgagccacccagatgcctctgcaCATAGCTACAAATTCTTAAGTGAAAAGCTTTGAATGCCAAGTGGTATTCCTACTCCAACCCCCCTTCTACCATATAGCTTTGAGAAAACCAgagagtatttctttctttttcccaataAGGGAGAAAGAGTCTTGCTAATTCCCATTTAGGGTAGGTAGATGTAGGAAATCTCAAATATCTTTGGCCAGGTTAAATCCCGAGAGGACTGTGGCCCCTGGATGCAGCATCTCTGAAGCTGAAACTGCTAAGGCCACTAAAAAGCATTTTTGGATCTCTTCATGAATCACAGAAAACCCCTCTCTCCAAATAACCCACAAAACAACCTCTGAAGTCTATTAAGCACCAAGTGTTCTCTACTGAGCCTGGGTAACTTGACTCATCGAATCAatccctgcttcttctctccagctacaaaatatttctttctatgtCTGAGCCACAGAACATTCCTGCAATTTGTCTCTAAATCTCCAAACCTAATCCCCATTAGTTCTCCCATAGATAGTACTATAGACTAAGTGACTTCAaaaatttctcacagttctggaggctaagaagtccaagatcaaggtgttgccATAATTGGTTTCTGGTGTGAGTTCTTTTCTTGACTTGCAGATGGTTGCATTCTCATCATATCCTAAGCTTGACCAGCCCTCATACAGCAGAGATAGTAAGAGGGAACACTTGGATATCTCCTCTTATAAAGGCATTAATAGCATCATGAAGGCCCCACTCTTATGAACTC from the Mustela nigripes isolate SB6536 chromosome 12, MUSNIG.SB6536, whole genome shotgun sequence genome contains:
- the LOC132027743 gene encoding large ribosomal subunit protein eL43-like; this translates as MAKRTKKVGIVGKYGPHYGASLRKMVKKIEISQHAKYTCSFCGKTKMKRQPVGIWHCGSCMKTIAGGAWTYNTTSVFTVKSAIRRLKELKDQ